The region CCCTGTGTACGTGGTTCTCCTCCTTCCACATGGAAAGAGAGCTTAGCCAGCTCTGCAGCAGCATTaactctcctcctccaccactaCTTTCTCCTATAACCCACAGGCGGCCTGCTGAGTCAGAAGAATAGGCAGGCTGGTagaagggctgtggtggatgcTTGTGATTCCTATGTTCTGGTGACCCACACAGATGACAAAATGAAtgtaaatataaacattttagaaGTGGACATGGATATAGGGAACTGCTCTTAAAATATTATCCTGTTGAGCAGCATTGATATTttggcagcaaaaaaaaaactgttttaaaaaatgatttttccttCAGGGTAGAACATTTTCCCTGTTTGATGTGATCTCCTATCCAGCAAAGACTGCTCTCACCAGCATAATGTGTGCTTCCTATGCAGCACTAATTTATGTGGTAAGTATAAGCTTCTTAGTTTTGCaactgattctgccacccttacccACAGTGCGTAGTGCCTTACTCCATATGTGAAACCAATAGGACTATGTGCAGCATAAAGTACTACTCAATGGGTAAAGGGGACAGAATCAGGCATTTTTTAATCAATTCagtttcttagggcttgtctatacttacgcgctggttcggcggcaggcaaacaaacttctgggtttgatttatcacatcttgtctggacgcgataaatcaaacccagaagtgctcgccatcaactccggtaatcctgctcagcgcgaggagtacgcggagtcgaggggggagcctgcctgccgcgtctggaccgcggtaagttcgaactaaggtacgtcgacttcagctacgttattcacgtagctgaagttgcgtaccttagttcgaattggggggttagtgtagaccaggccttaatatTCATGCTATAGTAACGTAGCCATCAGAATAAGGTTTAAATGTTGTCATCAACaatgagcatttcagttttccctCTGTTCTTTTCATACAGGTAGCTGCATGACAGGCGGAATGAAATGGTTATTTATTTTACTCAAGTTGCATTTGGGTGTATCATATACATGTTTAGGCAGCCTTGCAAACTTGGTCACAAACCAAGGCATAAAAATCTACTCCTCGGTGCTCTGCTATGTTGACTGATAATGGAAAAACTAATGATATTTACTcacttataaaaaaaataaaaagaacccataaAACCACCAACTACTTACCCTGGATAAATGGGATGCTATTATTTTTCAATGTTGCATTAAATTGTGTGTCATGCATTTGTGGCTAATGATTTGCTGATTCTTTACTCAGGATTATTTGCCCCTCTGACCCATCCCCTCTAGcctgtctcatagactttaaggtcggAAGggtccattatgatcatctagtctgaccttcggCACATCACAGGTTACAGAACCTCACTCACACACTCCTGTTtcaacctctgactgagttactaaGTTACTCAAATTTTCATGTAAAGACTTAAAATTACACAGAACCCATCATTTACTCTAGTTAAAATCAGCAAATGACCCAtgttccatgctgcagaggaaggtgaaacccccccagAGTCTCTGTCACATTTCCCAACCCAAACATTGCAATCAGTTATACCCTGAGTAtatgagcaagacccaccagcccgGCATCTGGGAAAGAATTTAATGCATAACTCCTAGTCCTTCCCATTTAGTGTCTCATCTCCGGCCATTAGAGATATTTGGTAATCCCAGTCACGGATGGACATATGGCATGGTAtacaatctcatcataccatcccctccataaatttatcaaactcagtcttgaagcaAGTTAGGTGTTTTGCcaccactactccccttggacagctgttccagaacttcactcctctcatggttagaaaccttcgtctaatttcaagcctaaacttgctaTGGCCTTGTTCTTGTGCCCATGTTACCCTTAAATAACTTCTCCCTctctggtgtttatccctctgatgtatttatagagagcccTCAGCCTCTGTTTTTTCAGGCTAAACAAAcaaagctccttaagtctcctctcataaggttgGTTCTCCATTTCCATCTTAGTGgagtccttctctgcacctgttccagtttgaattcattgttcttaaacatgggagaccagaactgcacacagtattccagatgaggtctcaccagtgccttgtataatggcaataacacttccctacctctaCTGCAAATACCTCGACTGATGCATCCTATGattgtattagcctttttcacagccacatcacattgacagctcatagtcatcctgtgattgaccaatACAACCACGTCTTTCTCCTGCTGTTTCTTCTAACTGATaagtccccaatttataacaaaAGTTCTTCTTGTTAGTTTGTAAGTGCATGAACTGCTTCTTCCCCACCCAACTCCTCCCAATCCTATTCTCTTTCCctaaccagtcccagtctccactccatAGACTTCTCATCCCATTATTCTTacccactcagtcctactcaCCACTTCCAGGCTCCCCATCCAAGTCCCTCTCTTCAACTACTTGCCCAATCAATCCCAGCTCCCCACAACCACCCTGACTCCTGTCTCCCATCTCTTCACTCAAACAGTCTCAGCTCCTTGCCTCCTCCTCTGATCTGTCTTCCCCACATTTTCTCCTAGACCCActgtgccttcctgggttcttcATCCAATCTCAGTTCTCCATGTTCAATGAGGATTGAATATTGgtgattttagctgctaaactcTTTGTCATCTCTACTAAGCATGGGTGAACGGAGATTTTCCAAGGTTTATAACTTGACCATATGTGATAGATTTGATAgatacatccctgacacaaagccAACGCCTGCCAAAtataaagtccctgctccaaagcctgggggctctagagcttctcaaagaaaaagtgACCAGAATTTTATTAAATGGCAAAACATTTTCCCCTACTctaattctcagaaatggctgaacagtTTTGGATtaaatttagaaacaaaaaaaaacccagacacctggcatggaaaacacCAGCCCTAacaattaaagtttggcaaagataaaagcagctgaaaacagggtctgATAATAGCACGTTTCAGGCTATTGACACCACCCACCTGTATCCACTTAATATATTTTTCCCCTATATGGCCTTTATCTGTTTGTGTCTTGAGATTGTTAACCCTTCACAGCATGGATTACCTCTTTTCTAGGTATGTATAGCATCTAACACAATGGGGACCCAATCCCAATTGGGGACTTCGGGTACTACCAgattataaatattttctaataactaacaaactttttttttaaattcacccaCTCCAGGCATCCTAAGATATCCAGAATGATGGTTATTTGCACACTGTAGGGAGCAGAGGCACTATTCTACTTCACATAAAACCTGATTTGTGTGAAGTGCTGAGTGCTAACACCCACTTCCAGCAATGGGATCTAAGGGCATCCAGCTCTTTGCAAGAGACATTCAGCATGTTACAGCCTAGGTCCATACTTGACTCATTACAAGCTCCATCctatcctgcaaggtactgagtgcTCTCATTCTCATTTAATTCTATGAGACTCAAGGTAGCTTGGGAACTGGCAGGATTGGGTTTGCACATCCAAATATGTTGCTAGATGTTCCATTCCAGGACCTGTTCAGTTTCTTATTGCTTAATTACAATCAATTGCCTATATGTTTAGAAGcctgaaaaataaaaagctggTATCAGAAAGATAAAGTATTTTTTGTCTAGTAGAAGTTTCATAATAATGTATCTTTTAGTATTTTTCCAGCTCTTGTGGCTACAATCTCCTTAGTATTTTCTAGTGTCATGTACTATAGTTATCTGTCAGCAATATTATCTTAAATCAGAGAATAAAACATTAAAAGTCTTATTTTGTGACAAATGTACAAAGTTAGAATATTTTTGAGTTACGTGCATACTGCTCAacctttgtgtccatttattcttttgcacagagactggtttggccaatgtacatggcagaggggcattgccagcacattagtagatgtgcagctGAACAAGCCCCTGGTGTTGCTGatatggttaggtcctatgatggtgtcccttgaataggtATGCGGacagttggcaacggggtttgttgcagggattggttcctggggtAGTGTTTCTATTGTGTGGgggtagttgctggtgagtatttgctttagattggggggctgtctgtaagcaaggactggcctgtctcccaaggtttgtgagagtgagggatcgtcctccaggataggttgtagatccttgatgatgcagtggagaggttttagttgttGTAAGTATTTACAGTAATACATTCTATAGGAGAAATGTGTAATAGTAATAACTGTTTAAATGTTTGATAGACATAATGGCATTGACCCTACTAGTAAATTCATTTAGCTACAACTGTATAAAGTGTGCGGCTACTGTGGTGACGTATAAAAGCTTGATCCTATGAAGTGCTAAACATAGTAGCCCTGATCCAAAAAGCACTTAAGCCTCTGCATAATTTTAAGCATATATGTAGTCTTACTGAATTTGCTGGGACAATTCATATGCTTAACTGTATTGGATTGTGGCCAGAGTGGTCAGCACCTCAAAGCACTGAGGCCTTTATTACTAAGATACTGGTATGTATTATAAAACTTCAAAATAAAGGGtacttattatttatttcaaatataCAACTCCACATTATGGTTTTCTTCAACTAAACAATATATCTTTATTGTATGTAGGCACTCTCTATTAACACAGTACTagggaaaataaaacacattGTTCAAGATGAAAAGACCTCAAGAGAAAACGCTAAGAATGAGGAAGAAAAAGATGTATTCTCCAAATATGAAGATTTAGCAAGTTTCCCTGTATCCTCTCCAGAGAAGCAAGTCTTTTCTGAATTTCCTGCTGAAGATTCAACTAAGAGCAGCATTCACATCCTACATTCTGCATTGGATCAAGATACAGTACTTAGTAGTGGTAACTGAAGCTCAAACAGGCTTGTGAGCTTTTTGTTAGTGCACTGaatgtttaaacaaaaacacTTAACATATACAGAATTTACATTCTCTAtttgttaataaaataattagtACAAATAGTTTAATGTCTTCAGAGTTCCTTGactagtgaaagaaaaaaaaatctaggtatGTGTCACTCAGAACAGTTGAGGCTGAGGGCCTTACTATGAATGTTTTTAGTGCCATGTTCTATAGCATTTAAATTTCTTCGTGACACAAAGTGTTGTGTAAATTTCACTGATTATGCAAGTAAAAGcagggaatttttttaaagtctggaGTCTAGTGTGTTCCTTTTATACCAAATTCCACAATTCTGGCCAATGTCTAATTGCAGTTTTTagcagacagacactgactgtcAAGGATTAATGTGTATTTTGTCTCCTTTACGGTGGTTCAACCTGCCAAGGATATTTCTCTCATTTTTTCCCTTTATCCAGACTTTTCTCATCTCCTGTCTTGATTCATTGGAGCAGGATGTTTgacttcacaaaatgttacaaagtttaaaaataacCATATTCAATCATGTCAGAAATATGAAAAAAGAGATTCTCTTTGGGCTCTACCCAAAGCATTAACAGAATACTCTCCTGTGTCCCATTGTTACTAAGTACTGAAGAGGCCATGCAATCTCTTATGCttcatttttaaatctctttaaaaCTTCAAAAGCCAAATTTTAATGAAGTGAGGCCCCAGGTCCACAAGCACCATCTTAATCTAGCATTTAAACACACCCCATTACTCCTTAGTCAATGCAAATACATGATGTACACATACAGCTCTACTTATGTATAAACAGATCTACCCATCTGTGATGGGTTACATCCCCACTGATATACTGGGGTACCCGCCTGTTCCCCCTTACACTGTccagctgagccaggccctcaagcctccgtcagcacacacacaggtagggacacaacCAGCttcagaaagacacagacactgaaatcagctctgcatgggaaggcttcagctaaggaAATGCCCAACACTCAAGTGTACatcccctctggagtgtaaacccaaaattgtactgtcttgtgctgcacagagaattGTTCAGCAGCGTAAGCTCATTAAATTCGCTTCCTTCCTCAatatggaggaagatatgcacagcttttgtcccctccagttatgaattccacaaactggtttcagagaaaacaaaaacaagtttattaactataaaggatataatcacttaaaatctaagggattgcaaacagatcaaagcagattacccagcaaataaaacaaaaacgcaATATAAGCTTAAGATACCAAAAACCTGGTTCAAGTAGTagtttctcaccctaaatattgttttgggcagattgcagaggttcttgaaggcaagctgctcttgcttgcagcttgAAACTCCAAgcatttctttcacaggccagacaccttcacagactgggctcagtccttcccccccacacacacactttgggtcTTTGTTTTTTAGATGTTTCCTGCAGTCATCCTGAGCAGAgattcagtgaagaatgaacGCTGATTAagtcactccccagccttaaataggttttacatatggcatgaatcctttgttttccagtgtggttcccaccaccaccatcctcagtggaaaaatactggtattctatCATGGAGTCCAATACCAGGTGAcaatcacatg is a window of Malaclemys terrapin pileata isolate rMalTer1 chromosome 6, rMalTer1.hap1, whole genome shotgun sequence DNA encoding:
- the SPATA9 gene encoding spermatogenesis-associated protein 9 isoform X1, with the translated sequence MPWAPRICRASIYLIQRAVVEIIDEIKDEFPTIIGLQQSNQEIAPILQASRSVVASAFSSSPGVRVINGLNTISTSSKSVAKVLQPQLVQNFAELNTMSHRLLKNVNIPKQPLYKNQGRTFSLFDVISYPAKTALTSIMCASYAALIYVALSINTVLGKIKHIVQDEKTSRENAKNEEEKDVFSKYEDLASFPVSSPEKQVFSEFPAEDSTKSSIHILHSALDQDTVLSSGN